The Hymenobacter sp. GOD-10R genome includes a window with the following:
- a CDS encoding sugar MFS transporter: MSKVATTAPAASAVPTATTQTGRSIVIIGALFFIFGFVTWLNSVLIPYLRIACELNNFESYLVAFAFYISYLVMAIPSAWVLKSTGFKNGMSVGLLVMAVGALIFIPAAYTRTYGLFLLGLFVQGTGLAVLQTAANPYITILGPRESAAKRISIMGICNKVAGALAPIALGAVALKDADALIKRLGTMDAAAKATELDALASRVVTPYLIMLGVLVLLAVLIYFSSLPEIDTDHEDEAVAAANTGKTSVLQFPHLLLGALAMFFYVGVEVIAGDTIISYGAAQGIALSTAKFFTACTMGAMILGYVIGIVAIPKLITQEKALQVFAVAGVLFALGALFTSGYTSVLFISLLGLANSLIFPAIWPLAITGLGRFTKIGSSFLIMAIAGGAVLPPLYGWLADHFSAQQAYWLVIPCYLFILYYGMAGHKARS, from the coding sequence ATGTCTAAAGTAGCTACCACGGCCCCCGCTGCCTCGGCAGTGCCGACGGCCACGACGCAAACGGGCCGATCCATTGTGATCATCGGAGCGCTGTTCTTCATTTTCGGCTTTGTGACCTGGCTGAACTCCGTTCTGATTCCTTACCTCCGCATTGCGTGCGAACTCAACAACTTTGAGTCGTATCTGGTAGCCTTTGCCTTCTACATCTCTTACCTGGTAATGGCCATTCCGTCGGCGTGGGTACTGAAAAGCACTGGCTTCAAGAACGGTATGTCGGTGGGGCTATTAGTAATGGCCGTAGGGGCACTCATCTTTATTCCGGCAGCCTATACCCGCACGTACGGGCTGTTTCTGCTGGGGCTGTTTGTGCAAGGTACCGGCCTAGCAGTTTTGCAGACGGCCGCTAATCCGTACATCACCATCCTAGGTCCGCGCGAAAGTGCCGCCAAGCGCATCAGCATAATGGGCATTTGCAACAAGGTGGCCGGTGCGCTAGCCCCGATTGCCCTAGGTGCTGTTGCCTTGAAAGACGCCGATGCCCTCATCAAGCGCCTCGGTACCATGGATGCCGCCGCGAAAGCCACCGAACTAGATGCTCTAGCTTCACGCGTTGTGACGCCGTACCTGATCATGCTTGGCGTGCTGGTGCTGCTGGCTGTGCTGATTTACTTCTCTTCGCTACCCGAAATTGACACCGACCACGAAGACGAGGCCGTAGCCGCTGCCAACACAGGCAAGACTAGCGTGCTTCAGTTTCCGCACCTACTGCTCGGGGCATTAGCCATGTTCTTCTACGTAGGCGTGGAGGTTATTGCCGGCGACACCATTATCAGTTACGGGGCAGCGCAAGGCATTGCTCTGTCCACGGCTAAGTTCTTTACGGCCTGCACAATGGGTGCCATGATCCTAGGGTATGTGATTGGCATTGTGGCTATTCCAAAGCTCATCACCCAGGAAAAGGCGCTACAGGTTTTTGCAGTGGCGGGGGTACTTTTTGCACTGGGGGCGCTGTTTACCAGCGGCTACACGTCGGTGCTATTTATCTCGCTGCTGGGGCTAGCCAACTCGCTCATTTTTCCCGCTATTTGGCCGCTAGCTATCACGGGCCTAGGTCGGTTTACGAAAATCGGTTCGTCCTTTCTCATCATGGCTATTGCCGGGGGCGCGGTGCTGCCGCCACTCTACGGCTGGCTCGCCGACCACTTCAGCGCCCAGCAAGCTTATTGGCTGGTCATTCCTTGCTACCTGTTCATCCTGTACTACGGCATGGCCGGGCACAAAGCACGGAGCTAG
- a CDS encoding ROK family protein: MGSLLALEETHLARLNNIERRKYIQKLKIVKHLYVKGAKTNADICSRFNISSPTSIAMLNELIVEGLVEKQGRGKSIGGRKPELYGLCDRSLFVLSIQIEKFKTRMAIFDNNNQIIIGVQTFSIELTKDLGALEQVYAHASELIQASGIDPKKLVGVGISMPGLVSSKEGNNQTYLLTTEEPDSLQQLLEHRFGKPVFIQNDAKSATLAEYRFGLAHGRRDVLVLSMDWGIGMGVLLDGKLRSGASGFAGEFGHIPLVEGGALCHCGKRGCLETVASGSAIVRNAREGIKAGQNTLLNKLSAYEIEQLEPEQVISAANDGDQFAINILAEVGTNLGKGIAILIQLFNPELIILGGEIAQAKQFLMPAIQQAINTYCMTQLREKTSIMVSELGTNAVILGSVATVMENIFESYMELA, encoded by the coding sequence ATGGGGTCTTTACTAGCACTGGAGGAAACGCACCTAGCTCGGCTCAACAACATTGAGCGCCGGAAATACATACAGAAGCTGAAGATCGTCAAGCACTTGTATGTAAAAGGAGCGAAAACTAACGCTGATATTTGCAGCCGCTTTAATATTAGCTCGCCTACTTCTATTGCCATGCTCAACGAGCTTATCGTGGAGGGGCTGGTAGAAAAGCAGGGTAGGGGCAAATCGATAGGTGGCCGCAAGCCGGAGCTATACGGGCTCTGCGACCGGTCGCTGTTTGTGCTGAGCATCCAGATCGAGAAGTTCAAAACGCGGATGGCCATTTTTGATAATAACAACCAGATTATCATAGGGGTACAAACGTTCAGTATTGAACTTACCAAAGACCTAGGTGCCCTGGAGCAAGTATATGCGCACGCAAGCGAACTGATACAGGCTTCGGGAATTGACCCGAAGAAGTTAGTGGGTGTGGGTATTAGCATGCCGGGTTTGGTGTCCTCGAAAGAGGGAAACAACCAAACCTACCTGCTCACCACCGAGGAGCCAGATTCGTTGCAACAGCTGCTGGAGCATCGATTTGGCAAGCCGGTCTTTATTCAGAACGATGCCAAGAGCGCAACGCTAGCGGAGTACCGTTTTGGGTTGGCCCACGGCCGGCGCGACGTGCTGGTGCTGTCCATGGATTGGGGCATCGGTATGGGCGTGCTACTTGATGGCAAGCTTCGCAGCGGTGCTTCGGGCTTTGCCGGTGAGTTTGGGCACATCCCGCTCGTGGAAGGCGGCGCGCTTTGTCACTGCGGCAAGCGCGGCTGCCTCGAAACGGTAGCATCTGGGAGTGCCATCGTCCGGAACGCAAGAGAAGGCATTAAGGCGGGACAGAACACCTTGCTCAACAAGCTGTCTGCCTACGAGATAGAGCAGCTGGAGCCCGAACAGGTGATCAGCGCGGCCAACGACGGCGACCAGTTTGCCATCAACATTCTGGCCGAAGTGGGCACTAACCTAGGCAAAGGCATCGCCATCCTGATTCAGCTTTTCAACCCGGAGCTGATCATTTTAGGGGGCGAGATTGCGCAGGCCAAGCAGTTCTTGATGCCCGCTATTCAGCAGGCCATCAACACGTACTGCATGACCCAACTCCGGGAAAAGACCAGCATCATGGTTTCGGAGCTAGGTACCAATGCCGTGATCCTAGGTTCCGTCGCCACGGTGATGGAGAACATCTTCGAAAGCTACATGGAGCTAGCATGA
- a CDS encoding ROK family protein — protein sequence MYRNRMTNNKYIGIDIGGTKIQIGVVQDGEIIQETKFETSASAPKEQILGELVRNLDSFIDADVVGIGIGVPGLVDEANGIVHNVQNIPSWQEVHLKDYLVSHLDKPVYLTNDANAFAVGEKIYGKGKPYANLVGIALGTGFGAGIIINHDVYSGTLSSAGEFGSVPYLDKTIEDYCSGKFFTQQTSRSGGEWHNLAILGDPDALNVFATYGRHLGNALKTILFALSPEAIFLGGSVSKCFDYFRDGMYESLREFPFKIVAERLVVEPSAIDNAAVLGAAALCKMKHEHTSHPHKVLSL from the coding sequence ATGTATCGAAATCGCATGACCAATAACAAGTACATAGGAATAGATATTGGCGGGACAAAGATTCAGATCGGTGTCGTGCAGGATGGGGAGATAATTCAGGAGACCAAGTTTGAGACCTCCGCCAGTGCGCCTAAGGAGCAGATCCTAGGGGAGCTGGTGCGCAACTTGGACTCTTTTATTGATGCCGATGTGGTTGGCATAGGCATCGGGGTGCCGGGGCTGGTGGATGAGGCAAATGGCATCGTCCACAACGTGCAGAACATCCCTTCCTGGCAAGAAGTCCATCTGAAAGACTACTTGGTGAGCCACCTCGATAAGCCGGTGTACCTCACTAATGACGCCAACGCTTTTGCCGTGGGCGAAAAGATTTATGGCAAGGGAAAGCCGTACGCAAACCTGGTGGGTATCGCACTCGGAACAGGGTTTGGGGCCGGCATCATCATCAACCATGATGTGTACTCGGGGACGCTTTCCAGCGCCGGCGAATTCGGAAGTGTGCCTTACCTCGACAAAACTATTGAGGATTATTGCAGCGGCAAGTTCTTCACCCAGCAAACGAGTCGCTCGGGTGGGGAGTGGCATAATCTGGCAATCCTAGGTGACCCTGACGCCTTAAACGTTTTTGCAACCTACGGTCGGCATCTAGGCAACGCTCTTAAGACCATCTTGTTTGCGCTTTCGCCTGAGGCAATTTTCTTGGGTGGCTCCGTGAGTAAATGCTTCGATTATTTCCGGGACGGCATGTACGAAAGCCTCCGGGAGTTCCCGTTCAAGATCGTAGCAGAACGGCTGGTGGTTGAACCATCCGCCATCGATAATGCTGCTGTGCTGGGCGCCGCCGCCCTCTGCAAAATGAAGCATGAGCATACTTCCCACCCCCATAAAGTGCTTTCTCTATGA
- a CDS encoding family 20 glycosylhydrolase codes for MIRKSLVSLAAVLSLGNSVGLLVGPAYGQQAPASSQALSIIPQPVQLTPQSGSFAITSDTKIYVDPKNEELRNIGQSLSQQIKLATGVQPQVVQATPGKQSTGGIYLTLAQPTENLGPEGYTLKVQPAQVVLAASKPQGLFLGTQTIRQLLPAQRSATAASIPAVEVTDKPRYDWRGMHLDVSRHFFSVEFVKKYIDFLAMHKMNTFHWHLTDDQGWRIEIKKYPKLTSVGGWRDGTLIGHYTDQPHKFDNIRYGGFYTQEQIKEVVKYAQDRYITVVPEIEMPGHAVAALTAYPELSCTGGPFKVEGLWGVFDDIFCAGNEQTFTFLQDVLTEVMPLFPSKVIHIGGDEAPKTRWHECPKCQARMKAENLKSEHELQSYFVQRMEKFVNSKGRTIMGWDEILEGGLAPNAAVMSWRGMEGGTDAAKQKHNVVMTPGAYVYFDHAQGEASLEPLSIGGYLPLATVYSFEPTPKELNAEEQKYILGAQANLWTEYIPTEQQVEYMVLPRMSALSEVLWTPASQKNWPSFKERMQKQYQRYEAIGANYAKSAFNVHQELAIDTTQHAAIVTMQMDAAGPQIYYTLDGSAPTASSQAYSKPFAVSNSAVIKAASFDNGKMMGKVTSKEVTTHKAFAMPIKLTNEPNKSYKGQGALTLVDGLKGSTTHTDGQWLGFQGNDLVATLDLKKATDISTVKTTFLQNTGSKILLPTTVEVAVSKDGKKYKTVYSAPVTPSPKQEATINEVKADLKKTKARFVKITAKNAQAKAAGTDPKDSGTWLFADEIVVQ; via the coding sequence ATGATCCGGAAATCCTTGGTGTCACTGGCTGCTGTGCTCAGCCTAGGAAATAGTGTCGGTTTGTTGGTCGGGCCTGCGTACGGCCAGCAAGCTCCTGCTAGCTCGCAGGCGCTATCGATTATTCCGCAGCCAGTGCAGCTCACGCCCCAAAGCGGCAGTTTTGCCATCACCTCTGATACCAAGATTTACGTCGACCCCAAAAATGAGGAGTTGCGGAACATTGGGCAATCGTTGAGCCAGCAGATAAAGCTAGCGACCGGTGTGCAGCCGCAGGTGGTGCAAGCAACGCCGGGCAAGCAAAGTACCGGCGGAATTTACCTGACACTTGCGCAGCCCACCGAAAACCTAGGTCCCGAAGGCTACACGCTCAAGGTGCAGCCTGCGCAAGTTGTGTTGGCGGCTAGCAAGCCCCAAGGATTGTTTTTGGGCACCCAGACCATTCGGCAACTGCTACCGGCGCAGCGCTCCGCCACGGCCGCAAGCATTCCGGCAGTAGAAGTAACCGATAAGCCGCGCTACGACTGGCGCGGTATGCACCTAGATGTGAGTCGGCACTTCTTCTCAGTTGAGTTTGTGAAGAAGTACATCGACTTTCTGGCGATGCACAAGATGAATACCTTCCATTGGCATCTCACAGATGACCAGGGTTGGCGCATCGAGATTAAGAAGTACCCCAAGCTGACGTCGGTAGGCGGGTGGCGCGACGGCACGCTCATCGGCCACTACACCGACCAGCCGCATAAGTTCGACAACATTCGCTACGGCGGCTTCTACACGCAAGAGCAGATAAAGGAAGTCGTGAAGTATGCGCAAGACCGCTACATCACGGTAGTACCGGAAATTGAGATGCCTGGTCACGCGGTGGCGGCCCTCACGGCGTATCCGGAATTGTCGTGCACCGGCGGCCCCTTCAAAGTAGAGGGACTGTGGGGCGTGTTCGACGATATTTTCTGCGCCGGCAACGAGCAGACGTTTACGTTCTTACAGGACGTGCTGACGGAAGTGATGCCGCTGTTCCCTAGCAAAGTCATTCACATCGGGGGCGACGAAGCCCCGAAAACCCGCTGGCACGAATGCCCCAAGTGCCAGGCCCGCATGAAGGCCGAAAACCTGAAGAGTGAGCACGAACTGCAAAGCTACTTTGTGCAGCGTATGGAGAAATTCGTGAACTCCAAGGGCAGAACCATTATGGGTTGGGATGAAATCTTGGAGGGTGGCCTAGCGCCGAACGCGGCCGTGATGTCGTGGCGCGGCATGGAAGGTGGAACCGATGCCGCCAAGCAAAAGCACAACGTGGTGATGACGCCCGGTGCCTACGTCTATTTCGACCACGCCCAGGGCGAAGCTAGCTTGGAGCCGCTATCCATCGGTGGCTACTTGCCGCTCGCCACGGTGTATTCCTTCGAGCCTACGCCGAAAGAGCTGAACGCCGAGGAACAGAAGTATATCCTAGGTGCCCAGGCCAACCTCTGGACCGAGTACATCCCGACGGAGCAGCAGGTGGAGTACATGGTGCTGCCGCGCATGTCGGCACTATCCGAAGTGCTCTGGACGCCAGCCAGCCAGAAGAACTGGCCTAGCTTCAAGGAGCGTATGCAGAAGCAGTACCAGCGCTACGAGGCTATCGGGGCCAACTACGCGAAGAGTGCTTTCAACGTGCACCAGGAGCTAGCTATCGACACCACCCAGCACGCGGCCATCGTCACGATGCAGATGGATGCAGCCGGCCCCCAGATCTACTACACCCTCGATGGCTCGGCCCCGACGGCTTCGTCGCAGGCGTACAGCAAGCCGTTTGCCGTCTCGAACTCGGCTGTCATCAAGGCCGCTTCTTTTGACAATGGTAAGATGATGGGCAAGGTTACTTCTAAGGAGGTGACCACGCACAAGGCCTTCGCTATGCCCATCAAGCTCACCAACGAGCCAAACAAGAGCTACAAAGGCCAAGGCGCTCTAACGCTAGTGGACGGCTTGAAAGGCTCCACGACTCACACCGACGGGCAGTGGCTAGGTTTCCAAGGCAATGACTTGGTAGCCACGCTGGATCTGAAAAAGGCGACGGATATCTCCACGGTTAAGACCACCTTCCTGCAAAATACGGGCTCCAAAATCCTGCTGCCCACCACTGTGGAAGTTGCGGTGTCGAAGGACGGGAAGAAGTACAAGACCGTGTATTCCGCGCCCGTCACGCCTTCTCCTAAACAGGAAGCTACCATCAACGAGGTGAAAGCTGACCTGAAGAAAACCAAGGCGCGGTTCGTCAAAATCACGGCCAAAAATGCACAGGCAAAAGCTGCTGGAACGGATCCGAAGGACTCCGGCACCTGGTTGTTTGCCGACGAGATTGTCGTGCAGTAA
- a CDS encoding sialidase family protein, with amino-acid sequence MKKHLLLASAFLLSFPASIRAQTTWVKTKEELLFTTPPFQQCHASTLVEETGGNLLVAYFGGPYEGSKEVNIWLTTISKAGSVSQPRSVADGVVSDTLRYPTWNPVLFKAREGKLFLFYKVGPNPREWWGMVKTSADEGQTWSTPRRLPAGVLGPIKNKPVQLANGTILAPSSIEEKTERWKVHLEKSTDLGQTWQIIPVDNASTFDVIQPSILVYPGNRLQILCRSKQGSVVQAWSTDGGNTWGALSKTSLLNPNSGTDAVTLKDGSQLLVYNPDVPGKDWFNGRSKLRVAQSKDGQTWRDVAVLENGTKEEYSYPAIIQTRDGRVHITYTYDRKNIKHVVLQAK; translated from the coding sequence GCTAAGCTTTCCCGCGAGCATAAGGGCCCAAACTACCTGGGTGAAGACCAAGGAAGAGTTGCTTTTCACCACGCCCCCGTTTCAGCAGTGCCACGCGTCTACGCTAGTGGAAGAGACTGGGGGAAACCTCTTGGTGGCTTATTTTGGCGGCCCGTATGAAGGGAGTAAAGAGGTAAATATCTGGTTGACAACCATTAGCAAAGCAGGTAGTGTTTCACAACCTAGGTCGGTAGCCGATGGCGTGGTGAGCGACACATTGCGCTATCCGACCTGGAACCCCGTCCTGTTCAAAGCGCGCGAGGGCAAGCTGTTCTTGTTCTATAAAGTTGGGCCGAACCCGCGGGAGTGGTGGGGCATGGTCAAAACCTCCGCAGATGAGGGCCAGACGTGGTCAACTCCGCGCCGGTTGCCAGCGGGCGTGTTAGGCCCCATCAAAAACAAGCCGGTGCAACTAGCCAACGGGACCATCTTGGCCCCGTCGAGTATCGAGGAGAAAACGGAGCGCTGGAAAGTCCACCTGGAGAAATCGACCGACCTAGGTCAGACGTGGCAGATAATTCCGGTGGATAACGCCTCCACGTTCGACGTGATTCAACCTAGCATTCTGGTGTATCCTGGCAATCGGCTGCAGATTTTGTGTCGCAGCAAGCAGGGCAGTGTGGTGCAAGCATGGTCGACGGACGGCGGTAACACGTGGGGCGCTTTGTCTAAGACGTCTTTGCTCAACCCGAACTCGGGTACCGATGCCGTAACGCTAAAGGATGGGTCGCAACTGCTGGTGTACAACCCTGATGTGCCTGGGAAAGATTGGTTTAATGGCCGTAGCAAACTGCGAGTGGCCCAGTCGAAGGATGGGCAGACGTGGCGCGACGTAGCCGTGCTAGAAAACGGAACCAAGGAGGAATACAGCTACCCCGCCATCATTCAGACCCGCGACGGCCGCGTGCACATCACCTACACCTACGACCGGAAAAACATCAAACACGTGGTGCTGCAAGCTAAGTAG
- the nagB gene encoding glucosamine-6-phosphate deaminase, translating into MQNVALPIKTRLNLLEETRFEKLPVTVYPNKDVASAKVAERIAELIRSKQGTGQKAVLGLATGATPVGVYEELVRLHREEGLSFRNVVTFNLDEYYVMQPTAPQSYVTFMNENLFNHIDIERENIHIPDGTLAPEEVAAFCLDYERQIESYGGLDFQILGIGRTGHVGFNEPGSAPNSGTRLVTLDDLTRRDASRDFGGKENVPTKAITMGIGTIFKAREIVLMAWSGKKAPIIKKAVEGEVSGEVPATYLQLADNVEFVLDADAASELTRFDTPWLVKDCVWTEMLIKKAVIWLSNKLCKPILKLTDEDYNNNGMAQLVTERGPAYTINIHIFNKLQHTITGWPGGKPGADDTQRPERALPEKKRSIVFSPHPDDDVISMGGTFIRLIDQGHDVHVAYQTSGNTAVWDDDVLRYMEFAIDFDASLGKDTSHLQSIYESMRQFIQYKQPNQIDTQEIRNVKSFIRKSEAIAGARYAGLQDDHIHFQALPFYESGKTSKNPVTDKDIELTMELLQQVKPQQVFVAGDFADPNGTHIVCFNIVTESLRRLKKTEAWVEDCWMWMYRGAWHEFKPYEIEMAVPLSPQEVIRKRNAIFKHQSQKDTPVFPGDDSREFWVRAEQRNRETAQQYDKLGLADYEAMEAFVRWKF; encoded by the coding sequence ATGCAAAACGTCGCGCTACCGATCAAGACCCGATTGAACCTTCTGGAAGAAACTCGCTTTGAGAAACTTCCCGTGACCGTTTATCCGAACAAGGATGTTGCCTCCGCCAAGGTTGCGGAGCGTATTGCCGAACTGATCAGAAGTAAGCAGGGAACCGGGCAAAAAGCTGTACTGGGGCTAGCTACCGGCGCCACGCCGGTTGGGGTGTACGAAGAGCTGGTGCGCTTGCACCGCGAAGAGGGGTTGAGCTTCCGCAACGTGGTGACTTTCAACCTGGACGAGTACTACGTGATGCAGCCGACGGCGCCGCAGAGTTACGTGACGTTCATGAACGAAAACCTGTTCAACCACATCGATATCGAGCGGGAGAACATTCATATCCCCGATGGTACCCTAGCGCCGGAAGAGGTAGCCGCCTTCTGCCTCGACTACGAGCGTCAGATTGAGTCGTATGGCGGGCTGGATTTTCAAATCCTAGGTATCGGCCGTACGGGCCACGTGGGCTTCAACGAGCCGGGCTCGGCGCCGAACTCAGGTACGCGCCTCGTGACGCTGGACGACCTCACCCGCCGCGACGCCTCGCGCGACTTCGGCGGCAAAGAGAACGTGCCCACTAAGGCCATTACCATGGGCATCGGCACCATCTTCAAAGCCCGCGAAATTGTGTTGATGGCATGGAGCGGCAAAAAAGCGCCCATCATCAAGAAAGCCGTGGAAGGGGAGGTGTCGGGCGAGGTGCCTGCTACCTACTTGCAGCTAGCCGACAACGTGGAGTTTGTGCTGGACGCCGACGCTGCCTCCGAGCTGACGCGCTTCGACACGCCTTGGCTGGTGAAAGACTGTGTGTGGACTGAGATGCTGATCAAGAAGGCTGTTATCTGGCTTTCGAACAAGCTCTGCAAGCCCATCCTGAAGCTCACCGACGAAGATTACAACAACAACGGCATGGCCCAGCTGGTGACCGAACGCGGCCCGGCGTATACTATCAACATCCACATTTTCAATAAGCTCCAGCATACCATTACGGGTTGGCCCGGTGGCAAGCCCGGCGCCGATGACACGCAGCGCCCGGAGCGTGCGTTGCCGGAGAAGAAGCGTTCCATCGTATTCTCTCCCCACCCCGACGACGACGTGATTTCGATGGGCGGCACGTTCATCCGCCTTATCGACCAGGGGCACGACGTGCATGTGGCCTACCAAACCTCCGGCAACACCGCCGTGTGGGATGATGACGTGCTGCGCTACATGGAGTTTGCCATCGACTTCGATGCGAGCCTAGGAAAAGACACCAGCCACTTGCAGTCGATCTACGAGAGCATGCGGCAGTTTATCCAGTATAAGCAGCCCAATCAGATTGACACCCAGGAAATTCGGAATGTGAAAAGCTTTATTCGGAAGAGTGAGGCCATTGCCGGTGCTCGTTATGCGGGTTTGCAGGACGACCACATTCACTTCCAGGCGCTGCCCTTCTACGAATCGGGTAAGACCTCCAAGAATCCGGTGACCGACAAGGACATTGAGCTGACAATGGAGCTGTTGCAGCAAGTGAAGCCGCAACAGGTGTTTGTCGCCGGTGACTTTGCCGACCCCAACGGTACGCACATTGTGTGCTTTAACATTGTGACGGAGTCGTTGCGTCGCCTCAAGAAAACGGAGGCGTGGGTGGAAGACTGCTGGATGTGGATGTACCGTGGCGCTTGGCACGAGTTTAAGCCTTACGAAATCGAAATGGCCGTTCCGTTGTCGCCGCAGGAGGTGATTCGCAAGCGCAACGCCATCTTCAAGCACCAGTCGCAGAAGGATACCCCCGTGTTCCCCGGCGACGACTCCCGCGAGTTCTGGGTGCGCGCTGAGCAGCGCAATCGCGAAACGGCCCAGCAGTACGACAAGCTAGGCCTAGCCGACTACGAGGCCATGGAAGCTTTCGTACGCTGGAAGTTCTAG